From the bacterium genome, the window CCCGACAAACGTTCTGATTTCGTCGAGGAAGAATTCGTTGTTGTTATAAAGTACCGTATCGATGTTGCGGACTGTTATCCCGGCGACATCGGGGCTGAATCCGCTGATTTCACGGTCGAGTTCGGCGACCGGATCGTCCGCGAAACAGAGATCGAGAACACGGTATTCATGGGCCGACCGCTCCAGCGCACCCGCAAGATATTCGAGAGCGAGCGGCGGAACGGGCGGCTTTTGGTAACGGTTGGTATTGATCAGGAGAATTTTCATACGTGTCGATTTCCGGTTTGTGGTTATAAAATTGTTGAAAAAGGATATTTTCCACGGATAAACACTGATTTACACTGATGAAAAATAACAAAATTTCTATCGGAACCGTATCGAATACAAATCCGCGTCTTTCATAACAAATCGCAGGCGGATTTTTTTACCCGCAAGCGAACTCAGGTCGCCGCCGGTGTTCCAGAACACAATATACGACAGCGAGTCGCCGAATAACTCCGGGCAGTCGTCGAGCGAAAATCCCTCGACCGGTCTGCCGCCCGCATCCTGTATCTCTATACGAACGCTTCCCGCCGCCGAGGTCGAAAAATTCATGAACAGGTGCTTTCCGGTGAACGTGAACGGCTTCGTTACCAGTTCGCCCCCGCTCATGGGCGCCTGCACCGACACGAACCCGTCGATACGCAGCGTATACCGCCTCAGCTTGCTGCTCGAACCTCTGAAGTATCCCTCGGAAGCGTAGATCGAAAGCTCGTCGGGCGCACCCTCGATGTCCGAGGCGGTTGTTACGATATGCCAGGCGATGTAATTGTCGCCGTATGTCCATCCCTCCTTGAACCGAAGGCCGGGACGGACGAACGCTTCCTCCCGGCGGTGGAATGTTTTGCCGTCGCGGCTCGTCATGAACAGTCCCTCGGTGACCACGGTGCCATAGCGGAGGGAAGAGAGTGAGCGTTTCTCACGCTCATCCGTCTCGGGCAGAGCTTTCATCTGCTGCGACCAGCCGCGGTCCACATACCGGGTCGGAAATCCTATGAAAATGTGCGGTGCGCGGTAGTACGGCTTGACCTGATTCGTGTAGAGGGCTTCTTCCGGGGAGTCCGGATATTCGAGCCAGACCGGCTCGGTCCAGTTAACGAAATCTTTCGATGTAGAGGTCTTGATTCCGCGCACGCCGTTATTGAAATCCCGGACATAGGCACGATACTCGCGACGTGTCGTGTCCCAGAATGCGAGGTTCTGCGTGTCGAACGGCAGACCGGTCATGATGGGCTTGTCCTGAATGAGCGACCAGTGAATACCGTCCGGAGACTTGAATCCCAAAAGGGTATCGCTGCCGCCGTTGCCGACAGCTTTATAAAGGGCGTCCGGAGCGCATGACGGATTCGGGTCCCTGAACGGTGTGAAATCGTGGGAGCCGGGGCCTGTCCAGACAAGATTGTTGTGTTTCGAGCCATTAAATTCGAACAGGCCGAGATCGGGCTTCACCCATGTCTTGCCGTCGTGGCTTTCCGCATAAGCGGCAAGCACCGGATGCGGTATGGAAACGCCGTCCTCATTCACCGTGAGATTCCATGCCTTGTAGTACATGCGGTACAGGTCGCCGTCCTGAAAGATAGTATGATAGCCGCTGCCGCTTCCTTCCCAGGGTTCATCGTGTACCATTACAACCTCACGGGGAACCGGGCTGTGGAGGACCGTCCGGACGCCATTCATCGTATCGATGAGGTAGTCGTCCACAAACAGCTCGAGCCGCGATCCAATATCCCGTACCGCACCACCCGTATCATCCGCAGCCGCATATATCGGGACTCCGGCAGCCGCTATGGCGGCAAGGGTATAAATCAAATACTTGAACAGTCTCATCGTATCATCCTCGTATGCGGATAACAGTCATACCCGGAAGTGAATCCCCGATTAAACCGGGCAAGTACCCAAAAGTCCTATCCGGGACTCTCTTGAGCGGGATTTGCATGTGTTTGTAACTGACAACAATATGCTTTACAAGAATAAAGATTTTATCATGAAAAGCAATGAAATATTGGCGGACAGAGTACAATTATACTCTTTTACACATTTGTATGGCGGGAAAATTGGAAAGACTGAGTTTATGAAGTCACCTTTATATAATAATCCGGGGCTGTCACAGCTGACCGTTCCACAGTTCGAATCGTTTCCTGACGGTTCCGCCGGACAGACCCCGGATTATGAGATGATAACTATCCTGATTGAGCGGAAGATTTATTTCAGATACACCGCTCTGATCGTGCCCGCATGAGTTCCCGTTATAAGACGGATGAAATACACACCGGAAGCGAGACCCCCCGGCGCCCATGTGAGCGTGTGACGGCCCGCGTTCAAACGGCTGTCGAGGAGAACCTCGACTTCCTGCCCGGAAAGATTGTAGACAGCCACTTTCACCGTTTCATCCTTTTCAAGATCGAAGGTGATCAATGTTGAGGGATTGAACGGATTGGGCGTGTTCTGAAGGAGGTTGAAATCAACCGGTGCAGGTTTTTCATCCACCGCGGTTACCATTCCCGGATTCCCATGGACGGAAAAGGTCTCCACTCCCGCTGAAGACGGGCCGTTCCTGAAGCTCTCGGTCCAGACCGGCATATCCTGCGCGCCCGAACTGCTCTGCATCTTCTGCCATTCCTCGTCGGTAAGCCTTCCCTCCGAGAGAGACCAGGTAAATTCATGGTACGCGAAGAGCGCGCCCTTGGTCAGGGTGGGAACTCCCTCGACCGGTGCGATCACATATACGGTGAGCGGATGACCGACACCGACTTCGAGACAGGTATTGGTGTTCGGATCGGTGTGAACATCCGCTATAACCGCCAAGTACTTGTCGGCGTCGTTTTCGTACTGAGCAGAGAATTCCGGCGGAAATGTCACGATGCTTTCTATTGCCCCGCCAAAATTGCAGATAAGAGCGTATTCATCAGGCGTCGGTGTGGTGTTCGTGAGCTCCTTGACCGAGATTTCCGTAAGGGCCGTCATGAGTTTCCGAAACTGATCGATACGGTCGGATATGAGATTGTCGTACAATCCCCTGTTATTGAGACCTGTCTTCATGTAACCTGCCAGCGACACGAGACGGGC encodes:
- a CDS encoding B12-binding domain-containing radical SAM protein translates to MKILLINTNRYQKPPVPPLALEYLAGALERSAHEYRVLDLCFADDPVAELDREISGFSPDVAGITVRNIDTVLYNNNEFFLDEIRTFVG